Proteins found in one Neomonachus schauinslandi chromosome 1, ASM220157v2, whole genome shotgun sequence genomic segment:
- the LOC110591746 gene encoding 2'-deoxynucleoside 5'-phosphate N-hydrolase 1-like has product MAAAAVAGARESGEPGQPGQPGQPGQPGRRALYFCGSVRGGREDRALYGRIVSRLRRFGAVLTEHVAAAELGARGEEAAGGDRLIHERDLAWLQEADVVVAEVTQPSLGVGYELGRAVALNKRILCLFRPQSGRVLSAMIRGAADGSRFQVLDYEEGQVEAMLDRYFEGDPS; this is encoded by the coding sequence atggcggcggcggcggtggccgGAGCGCGGGAAAGCGGGGAGCCGGGCCAGCCGGGCCAGCCGGGCCAGCCGGGCCAGCCGGGCCGCCGGGCCCTGTACTTCTGCGGGAGCGTCCGCGGCGGGCGCGAGGACCGGGCGCTGTACGGGCGGATCGTGTCGCGGCTGCGGCGCTTCGGGGCGGTGCTCACGGAGCACGTGGCGGCCGCCGAGCTGGGCGCGCGCGGGGAAGAGGCTGCTGGGGGTGACAGGCTCATCCATGAGCGGGACCTGGCCTGGCTGCAGGAGGCAGATGTGGTGGTGGCAGAAGTGACCCAGCCATCGTTGGGTGTGGGCTATGAGCTGGGCCGGGCTGTGGCCCTCAATAAGCGGATCCTGTGCCTCTTCCGTCCGCAGTCTGGCCGAGTGCTTTCAGCCATGATCCGGGGAGCAGCAGACGGCTCGAGGTTCCAGGTGTTGGACTACGAGGAGGGCCAGGTGGAGGCCATGCTGGATCGATACTTTGAGGGTGACCCTTCCTAG